In Daucus carota subsp. sativus chromosome 4, DH1 v3.0, whole genome shotgun sequence, one DNA window encodes the following:
- the LOC135151961 gene encoding mitogen-activated protein kinase kinase kinase 5-like isoform X2, which produces MKEVGLVPGDEKSAECIRQLEQLSGQAANLSLKGSPYWMAPELIHPYMQNESDPDLALAVDIWSLGCTIIEMAMGD; this is translated from the exons ATGAAAGAAGTTGGATTGGTACCGGGTGATGAAAAATCTGCAGAATGTATAAGGCAATTAGAGCAG CTTAGTGGACAAGCTGCTAATCTGTCGCTAAAGGGAAGTCCATACTGGATGGCTCCTGAG CTCATACATCCTTATATGCAGAACGAATCTGACCCTGACCTTGCGCTTGCTGTTGATATCTGGAGTTTGGGTTGCACGATTATCGAAATG gCTATGGGTGATTAA
- the LOC135151961 gene encoding mitogen-activated protein kinase kinase kinase 5-like isoform X1, whose protein sequence is MKEVGLVPGDEKSAECIRQLEQLSGQAANLSLKGSPYWMAPELIHPYMQNESDPDLALAVDIWSLGCTIIEMVNRKPP, encoded by the exons ATGAAAGAAGTTGGATTGGTACCGGGTGATGAAAAATCTGCAGAATGTATAAGGCAATTAGAGCAG CTTAGTGGACAAGCTGCTAATCTGTCGCTAAAGGGAAGTCCATACTGGATGGCTCCTGAG CTCATACATCCTTATATGCAGAACGAATCTGACCCTGACCTTGCGCTTGCTGTTGATATCTGGAGTTTGGGTTGCACGATTATCGAAATGGTGAACAGAAAACCTCCTTAA